The region AGGTGGCTGTGAAAGAGGACACCTGAAAGGACTTTGAAAAATGTAAACTACAAATAGATGGCCTTGTTATAGCTCCCCCTTCTCAATTTATAATAATACCTTAAGAGCTCACATCAGATGCATTCTATGTTACAGGCATTGGGTTTAGTGCTTTATATGCATTATCCTATTCATGCTTCAAAACAACTTGAAGATAAAttgttatccctattttacagttaaaaaaacaaacaactgcgTCTAAGCCtgtgatttgcccaaagtcacacaggaaGCAAGTGGCAAAGAAGATTCCCAAGTCCAAACGCATCAGAAgtgtatgaagtgaaagtgaagtcgctcagtcgtgtccgactcttgtgaccccgtggaatgtagccctccaggctcctccgttcttgggattctccaggacagaatactggagtgggtagcctttcccttctccaggggatcttccgacccagggatcgaacccgcggcTCCCACCTTGcagagattctttaccgtctgaacgtATAGATGTGGCCCAACCTGTTGCTTGTGGGGTGAATGATTGCCCTTGTATAACCGTCAGAGATTTGGGGAGGGAAAGAGTCCCCAGCAAAGCTCCCCGCTTAACAGGAGAGAGGTTGTTGGGTAATGACTGCCTTGCAGAGTAACgggaagaaatttattttttattctttaagtaAAATGCTCTGTAATGCTCTCCAGGGGTCAAACACTGTGTCAGGACGGGGATGGCAGTCCAGTTAGTCTCTGATGAGCGGCTTGGCTCCCCTCTCTCCACCCCTAGGTCTCCTCATATCCACACAGGGCTCCGCGCCCCGCTTCCTGGCGACTGTGGGGCCTACATGGTGAGCCCCCTTCCCGGCCTTCcgcccttccccttctccttcccggGCCGCAGGTGAGCGGGAGCGACGGGGAGAGAGCCCGCAGCCACGGCGTCTCAGCGGCCGTCGTCCTCTCAGCCGGCCTGTCCCCGCCGCGCTCGGGGGCGTAACCACTACGCCTCCAGCTTCCCTCCCCCGCTGCTTGACGAACAATGACGGCAGAGGCCCCGCCCGCCTTTGACGTCATGgtcggggaaaaaaaaattgactacaAGTCCCAGAGGGCCGAGCGGCGGCGCGAGCGCTCGCGCTCGCGACAGCTCTGGTACAACTACATCTCCCAGGGGCCCCCGTGAGGCCGCTCCTTCCCCACTGCGCAAGTGCGGAAACGCTTGTTTCCGGCGTGGGTCTCGGTGAGCCCGGGTCGGTGCTGGGCTTAGGTCCTGTCTCCTTGGTTTGCAGGTTTGAACTCGTGGCCGTACAGGTGAGGTAGTAGGTTCAGAATCGCAGCCGCCGCCTCCTTAGAGCCTGCGCAGATTTCAGTGCCTGGGGAGACTGGGCCGGATGCTAGACCTGGAGCTGCGATCTGGATCGGAGATAACTCTGCCGTTCCTTGGCGCATTCTGGTttactaatttctttctttccctccgaCCATCCCGGTTAGTCCCCAGAACAGCACTTTGTGTGGGGAACGGTAAGCGCCTCCAGTTGACAGCGAAGGAGAAGGTTTAGAGGAGCTAAGTGATTTGTTTAAAGACACTGTTAGTGGTCGCTGAGCTGTTTCCTTGATGCTCTTTACTTCTGAGTGCCAACTCGGTGTTCTCTGCTCTGCCTCCAGATGGCTGACTCCCTTTTTTGTTGACCCCATGTTAGGGACTTGACATCTGTAGCTTTTTCAAGGCTAGAGTACCCGAAAGAGTGACAGTGATGAAGGGAGCAACAAAGGTGCTGTAATCAAGTCTGTCAGTATATAGGTATCTTTTTTTCCGCCGACGTCTGAGCCAGTTATTCACTCGGTGTTTTTACAGAGGTGCCTTTTGGTTGTCAAGCTCTATTTTAGGTACTGGAGTTACAGCAGCAAACCAAAATGCCCAACCCATACCTTCTAGTGAGGGTGGACAGACAATAATCAGATGTATAGTGGGACAGGTGGTGATGAGAGATAAGGGGGAAGAATAAAGCAAAGTAAGGAGAAACAACCTCTGGAGGATTTTCAACCGAGTCCTAACTTCTGTTTAGATCTGATATTGGTGTTCCAGACAAAGCAGCCACACAGGAAAGATGGGAGAGGAGGCCAATGATGACAAGAAGCCAACAACTAAATTTGAACTGGAGCGGGAGACAGAGCTTCGCTTTGAGGTGGAGGCGTCGCAGTCAGTTCAGTTGGAGCTGCTGGCTGGCATGGCGGAAATCTTCGGCACAGAGCTGACCCGAAACAAGAAGTTCACCTTTGATGCCGGCGCCAAGGTGGCTGTCTTCACTTGGCACGGCTGTTCGCTGCAGCTCAGTGGCCGCACCGAGGTGGCTTACGTCTCCAAGGACACCCCGATGTTGCTTTATCTCAACACGCATACGGCCTTGGAGCAGATGAGGAGGCAGgcggagaaggaggaggagcgaGGCCCCCGGGTGATGGTGGTGGGCCCCACCGACGTGGGCAAGTCCACCGTGTGCCGTCTGTTGCTCAACTACGCGGTGCGTTTGGGCCGCCGTCCCACGTACGTGGAGCTGGATGTGGGCCAGGGCTCTGTGTCCATCCCCGGCACCATGGGGGCCCTCTACATTGAGCGGCCGGCGGACGTGGAGGAGGGCTTCTCCATCCAGGCCCCGCTGGTGTACCACTTCGGCTCCACCACGCCCGGCACCAACATCAAGCTTTATAATAAGGTCAGCGGCCGGGGCAAGGCAGGGTGGACGGAGGGGGCTGGAAGCTGTGCAGGCGTTTGCTAGTTAAAACGCTCTGCCCCCTCTCAGTGGCTGTCGTTTCCATGGTGATAGGTTTTGGAAAAGACAGTTTCAAAAATAGTTCAACCTCAGATGGTAAATCGTTTCTACGGACCTATTCTTAAGTAGGTcctattcttccctggtggctcagatggtaaagcgtctgcctacaatgtgggagacccgggttcaatccctgggtcgggaagatcccctggagaaggaaatggctacccactccagtattcttgcctggaaaattccatggacggaggaacctggtaggctgtagtccatgggatcgcaaagagtcggacaccactgagcgacttcacttcacttcattcttaAGTAATTTATTACATTTCAAATTGGGCCATGAAACACCAGAGACAGGATAAACAACATAAATTGAAAACTAAAACCATGTTTTGTGGCCAAAACCGCAACCATTAGGAATGTCCTTTTTCTTGAACCTGATACCACTTAGGCTGACGAAGGATCATGTAGCCTGGGTTCGTTTTATGCCTTTTCTCCCTCACCTGGACCCTTTCTTCTGCAGATTACATCTCGTTTAGCCGATGTGTTCAACCAGAGGTGTGAAGTGAACCGCAGGGCCTCGGTGAGCGGATGTGTCATTAACACCTGTGGCTGGGTCAAGGGCTCTGGTTACCAGGCGCTGGTCCATGCAGCCTCAGCCTTTGAGGTGGATGTAGTCGTGGTTCTGGATCAAGAACGGCTGTACAATGAGCTGAAGCGCGACCTGCCTCACTTCGTCCGCACCGTGCTGCTCCCCAAGTCGGGGGGTGTGGTGGAGCGCTCCAAGGACTTCCGGCGGGAGTGCCGGGATGAGCGCATCCGTGAGTATTTCTATGGATTCCGGGGCTGTTTCTATCCCCATGCCTTCAACGTCAAATTTTCCGATGTGAAAATCTACAAAGTCGGGGCACCCACCATCCCAGACTCCTGCCTGCCTCTGGGCATGTCTCAGGAAGACAATCAGCTCAAGCTCGTGCCTGTCACCCCCGGCCGAGATATGGTGCACCACCTGCTGAGCGTCAGCACCGCGGAGGGCACGGAGGAGAACCTCTCTGAGACCAGCGTGGCCGGCTTCATCGTGGTGACCAGTGTGGACCTGGAGCACCAGGTGTTCACTGTTCTCTCTCCAGCCCCCCGACCGCTGCCCAAGAACTTCCTGCTCATCATGGATATCCGGTTCATGGATCTTAAGTAGACATCAGCAGGCAGCCTTGCTGCCTGGAGCCTGGCGGCCTTCTGGCCATCACCAAGGGCAGCCGGGCTGAGGTATGAGACCCTCTTGGCGGCCAGGCTGCTCAGTAAATGGTGGACTACCAGAAAGCATATGTTCTACCTCTTAAAAACAGGTGGTGATCCCCTAACTCTTCCAATTGTGAACCAAAAGTTTCTTAGGTCACCTAAGGTGCCACTTGGAATGATCTCAGTTCCAGAGAAGTCCCCTTTCTTTCACTGTGCTACTACGTGGACTCATTTATTACCATTTTATACTCTGCATATACTACTTGTTATCTCGTTTGTCTGGGATGAAAGAGTGAATTCGAAGGACTCCTCCCAA is a window of Cervus canadensis isolate Bull #8, Minnesota chromosome 11, ASM1932006v1, whole genome shotgun sequence DNA encoding:
- the CLP1 gene encoding polyribonucleotide 5'-hydroxyl-kinase Clp1 produces the protein MGEEANDDKKPTTKFELERETELRFEVEASQSVQLELLAGMAEIFGTELTRNKKFTFDAGAKVAVFTWHGCSLQLSGRTEVAYVSKDTPMLLYLNTHTALEQMRRQAEKEEERGPRVMVVGPTDVGKSTVCRLLLNYAVRLGRRPTYVELDVGQGSVSIPGTMGALYIERPADVEEGFSIQAPLVYHFGSTTPGTNIKLYNKITSRLADVFNQRCEVNRRASVSGCVINTCGWVKGSGYQALVHAASAFEVDVVVVLDQERLYNELKRDLPHFVRTVLLPKSGGVVERSKDFRRECRDERIREYFYGFRGCFYPHAFNVKFSDVKIYKVGAPTIPDSCLPLGMSQEDNQLKLVPVTPGRDMVHHLLSVSTAEGTEENLSETSVAGFIVVTSVDLEHQVFTVLSPAPRPLPKNFLLIMDIRFMDLK